TGTCGTTTGCATGAAAAACAGCCCAAGAGACTGTTTTCTGGATTAAAACCCGTCAAAGCGCGTTCAATTGCTGCTGTGCAATGCGGGCAGCAGCGCTGTTTGCGTACTCTTTTATCACCTTGCGGTACAGGTTTTTGGCACCCACGGTATCGCCTTTCTTCTCGGCAATCAGACCCAGCTTGACCAGGCTGTCACCGCGCTTGCTGGAGTCGGGATATTTTTCCACCACCACAGTAAAGGCACCACGGGCTTCATCGAGCTCGTTCTTATTATAGAGGAGCTGACCCAGCCAGTAGTTGGCATTATCAGTGTAGTTTGAGCCAGGGTATTTTTTGACAAAACTGCGAAATGCCGCGATAGCCTCATCGTACTTGCGCTCTTTGAGCACCAGATTGATGGCCTGCTCATAAGAGGCAGTCTCATTGAGCGACGCTTCCACCGCAAGTTCACCGCCACTGACTGCCGGTGCGCTTGCGCCGCCGGACGCACTGACCGGGGCCTGTGCGCTGGGCTGAACATTGGCAGCACCTGAGCTTAAGCTGGCTATCTCTTCATAGAGCTTGCGCTGACGCTCAAGCATCTGGTTGATTTGATAGTTTTGCTGCTCCGTGAGCCCACGCAAATCCAGCACTTCCTGCTGCAGGGCATCCAAACGACGCTGCATATCAAAGTCGGTTTGCTGTTTGGCTTTCAGAATTCGCTCAAGCTTGGCGATGCGCTCATCCAGGCTTCCGCCGCCGCCCAAATCTTCAACCGGCGCGGCAGCAAACGCCTGCCCCGCCGCGAACATGGCTACCAGTAATACAGTCTTTTTCATCAATCCTACCCTGTCGTGTTAACCCTCAATACACCAATACGGCGCGACGGTTTTTGGAGAAACCGTCATCGGTACGGGTCAGATCCTGTGGTTTTTCTTCGCCGTAGCTGACAATGCTCATCTGGGCAGGTTGTACACCCATGGCCTGCAGGTACTTGGCAACGGCCTTGGCACGGCGCTCGCCCAGGGCGATGTTGTACTCAGGGGTACCGCGCTCGTCAGAGTGGCCTTCAATCAGAATACGCACTGAAGGGTTTTCAAGCAGATAGTTACCATGAGC
The window above is part of the Shewanella litorisediminis genome. Proteins encoded here:
- the ybgF gene encoding tol-pal system protein YbgF encodes the protein MKKTVLLVAMFAAGQAFAAAPVEDLGGGGSLDERIAKLERILKAKQQTDFDMQRRLDALQQEVLDLRGLTEQQNYQINQMLERQRKLYEEIASLSSGAANVQPSAQAPVSASGGASAPAVSGGELAVEASLNETASYEQAINLVLKERKYDEAIAAFRSFVKKYPGSNYTDNANYWLGQLLYNKNELDEARGAFTVVVEKYPDSSKRGDSLVKLGLIAEKKGDTVGAKNLYRKVIKEYANSAAARIAQQQLNAL